TCTAAGTTGACGACTGAGTCTATTTGCATATAGACATATTACATATATAGCCTCTTTAGTCATGAATTTGCATGTAGTTCTGAATGGCAAAAGTCTTTTGTTTAAAAGGGAAAAATAGCTTTGTTGTTATTGCACCTAAGACATTCTCAAAAGTCTTTTAGGTGTCGAAGGTATTGCACCTCTCTAGCTTTAGTATTGCTATTATTCCCACTGGAGTCTTTTAAAATGAAGGTGCTATGTAAAACCGACAGTTCAGTCCACGTTAATCAGAAAAGTCACCACAAAGAAATAAATTACAATAAGACTACATACTTTTGCTgtgtaattattaattatatatatatatatataaatacacatTAACACACCAACCTCTAAGAGCATATTTATCGAAGGTCTCTTAGATTGGGGttcttagcgtaatataagatatggtcttttagcttttaactaaaaaagctgccgtaaaaaaaaaaactaaaaaagctaagagacgtctcttatatctcttatttaagaaacgttcttaaattttttagttaaaagctaagagaccGTATTTTATATTACGCTAAAATTCCAACTTAAGAGACCTgcaataaaaatattctaacaGCACTCATCtcacatataaaatattgtacTACAAGAACGTGGAAATCTTATTTATTCAGATTGGTACTAAACTTTATCGTATAGATGTATAGTAGGTCACGTTTATAATAAGTTCAACTAACCCCAAGAAATTAACACTTATAGACAAAAGTAAAACTAAGTAAACAAATTTATACAGTTGTTGTTGCAGGGACGGGTATGTCTTCAGGTGTGAACTTTGCCATTCTTATTGACACAGTTGTCAGAACAGTACCTTACCTCATTGTGTATGGAACAGCTTACAGAGACAGAttctaaagaaaaatttaacaaaaaaaaaaaaaaaaaaaaacaaatttatacgGAGAAGAAGACACTGTGAAAAGGAAATCTATAGTTgtcataatacaatatataaatactttttaatatactaGAAAGAAAGATGTTAGTGAGGTTTTGACTAGCATATACAATTGGCTTGTTGAATTTTACTTTCAATTGTTGAATACTTGCAATAGACCTCTTGAAAACCTAAAAAAACCTGAGGTAGATTATTTCttattactaaatttttttatcatgttgAAAGTGTTTTATGTTGTTTTGATTCACTTTAAACCACATATGGGAGAAAGCATGATCGAGTATGAGCAAAttacttttcaaaatatataaatatatatatatatatatatgtatatatattggtATATTTGTAACTATGTTATTGATTGTTTGAATTTATAGATTATTGTTGCAACCTAATAACTTGagattaattattttacatcaaataatatttttttatagaaacaaattatatcaaaattttataatttttgtgttctataaatagagactagattcttttgattttgataaaataagaaaatctattgtaatataatataaacgttaatttttaaagaaaatactcttttctGCTAAGTGGaacataaatagttttttttattaaaaaataaattacaatttatttaaattttagttattattgtttttaaataatattttcaatgttgttatttaaaagtataattataaaaaggaTAAAATGAGATAAAATGGTGGATTAgggtattaatttttattaaataaatgcttgtgaatataaaaatttttatttaataaaaattgaaaaatattaaattaataggTGTAAGAAAGAGAATATGATATAGAATGTTAAAAGTGTAAATTAAAGTTTCGAATAACAACAACCGTTGCACATAGCCTAAGAGATTGATCTTCGTTAgcttttaaatgtattttaatgttgttttttaaatcatttttttatctaATCAAGTTTTGATTTTCTATAAGTTATGAAAACTAGTTTTTCAGAAAAGAAAACTTTTTAATATCTAATCaagattttaacaaaaaaactttcCTATAAAACTagtttttatatgttttgaaaaaatttcaaaaacaaattatatcacaattaatgttttggtgGTTTTGTAAAAAGTGTACAACTAGTTccatatgtattttattatttttataaatattaatataatatacatGAGCATTAAATGTATataatttctaatttttgtttaaggaattttatattagtatttatattatgatttatttaaactaaattatatttttatcaaaaatacaattaactaaaaataacaagctaatatatctttttcttttttaaataacaacttttgatattttaataccTTTTActggaaaatataaaattctatatattttattactattttctgtactattttaaaataaatcaccctatttgtaaaaaaaacattaatatataaaaaaactaaaatatacaaaactaaaaaccaaaaattaaaaattaaaatctaaaaataactaaaacttaaatttaaaaaaactctaaaatctaaaacaaaaatcaaaacttaaaaaaatttcaaaaaattatagcCTAAGATAATTAGACTAAGAAGTTGATTGTTTGTAGATTCTAGAATAGATTTGgcttttgttttctaaaatctatattttatctAATCAAAATTAAGGTAAACTAGATTCTCTACTTTTTAAGGAAACATGATTttcaacttttttataattaataaattaatgaatcAGTTAAAAACTACTAAAagcatgaaaaataaattaaagagtCAACTAACTTTACTTAAAACGTGAAAATAAGCAAAATAATCTAAAATCATAGAGAACATGACACATaagcatatataattaaaaggtttgaaataataatattatttaaattaataaattaatgaatcagctaaaaaatatttaaaacatgaaaaatatattaatgaaacagctaaaattacttaaaacatgaaaataaccaaaataatctAAAATTATGGAGTAAATGACACATAAGAAAAATTAGAGCtaaaattacttaaaacatgacaaaaaaaacaaaataatctaaaactatggaaaatatgacacataagcaaattcacttctcaaataatagtatagataaacatattataaaattaaaatctaaaagaatttaaaaaatattttagtgtaacaaatatataatacttatggCTAAAATTACATAAGGTTAATGGTATATTGATTAAAACATAATGAAATTaacttatttaaataaaatattaaagtttgaTTTGCATAggctattattatttttgatatttctcATGTGTTTATAGAGCGGTAGATACAActcttatatatgtaaaataattaatctGCTGAAAATAATACATGTTTTATTTACGGAAAAGATAGATAAAAGTTGTCATATCATTAGGGAAAATCCATAAATTGGGGATTCTGGGTTTTATCTataatattatgaatttttctaATGATATGACAACTTTTATCTATCTTTTCcgtaaataaaacatttattattcTAAGCATCTTGCCAAAAACATATAGTCTCATTTCATGAACGTGTTCACTAAATTTAGAATATTGAAACTTTTTATACATCCGTATCACAATActattgtataaaatgtaaactttatggataatataatttatatgccATGCTAAGTTATATCAATACTTTTTAACATCCATATCAACTCGAGATAATATTATGTCATTGGccatcttattatataatttttcaaatttatgttataaaatatactatgctGAATAAACCAGAAACAAATAGAATGTTGTGCGGTTTGTTTCTATGTTGTTGTATATTAGTTAGTTATTATTAGTAATATGTTAGTATAATAGTTCTGTATACTCGATCACATCAAcaatataatcatatttttattctgATTATAAATACTTagatacaatataaatatattactggaaaataaaatatataatccaTGATAAATTTGAATGAATCGGAAAAAAATGATGTTATTGGATCTTGATTAAGCTATATTTTATTAATGGAGTAAATTTCGGTGTCAAATATTGAATGCTCCAATTcaaaagattaataaaatttgagtcaatcaaatatttttggaatGATTGACTTTCGTGTTTGTGGTGTCCAAGCTAATGTCAAAAAGATTCATCTTATTAATTGTTCTTTCCATGTATTATTTTGCTATGTCAATGGGTGAATTAAAAGTAGATAGATATGCAAATTTCTTAATTATAGCCATCGATTTATTACAGCGATTTACTGTTTTATACATATGTGGCCCCTATATTTGAATCCAGTTTGTTTTGAGGAAATTATATATGTCTAATGTACCACTAATTTAGTGATAATAATTAGTAAATGTTTGCCTTAAACATGTCTAACTCATGTCCATTACGTACGGTACCATGCAAATGTTTCAGCTTTTTTTATTAGCTCAaacatgtattttattttattttaaatatataaattaggaaaaaaatttatattggaGCGTTAAGCTCAAATTTCATCTACTATCAATcatatatttgatataattaATGGTAAAAAACAATGGAAGAATTGTGGTGTGTTTAAGAAAAATAACTTTccttttaatatatacatatgtaatgtataattttgacaaatatataatatatagtttcaaaTAATCACCTCATCCTGCCCATGACGCAGGTTATTATCTAGTagaattctattttaatagagtagatgaGTACAAACCATTAATTAAAAACTATGCAGGGCAAACAACGTAAAGTCAAACataggtgattttttttaatcttatattaatttaataatagtatagatagtaTGTAAGTGATATTTATCGTAATTCGTAATCaatgttatattataataatatataagtcCTAATACAGAGAAAGTATAGAGTATTTGCATTTCCTACCCACacaatttatcatatttagtgaTCTACCTAAACACTCTGTTGGACACTGTCTTTGCCTTAAGTTTTACTCACTCCATCATCCCTATTTCCCTCAAAGTTTTACTGTGTTAGGCAGATTCTTAATATCTAATTTCTTTTAGTATTTCGAAACTATATATGATGCTAActcttttttaaatattgattaatattaagCCACCAAGGATAAGGTTCGAACATAGTTTTAAAACAAGAAACCAGAACCATATCAGTAGGCAGGGAAGATACATGACCTATAGGCTATAACAACTTAGGCTGAAAGTATTAAACAGTACACAAGAACAAACCGCACACACTTCAAAGGAAGAACACTTAGGGAATTAGATGCGATGTCGCTGCCTCTGCAGTACTCAAAGCGAGAAGCCAGCTTGGACCACTGATAGCTACGTATGACTGGTACCTATGTTATGCGGTTACGCTATCTGCAAACCGTTGGACCATAACGTTCCGACCAGGAAGTACATGTTTCAGTGACCAGACTTTCAGTTTTCTGTATTCAGAATTTGGTTAACCAAGTACTaagataaatttcaaaatattatgttgtgtgttttgaatttttttttgtagtttcaTGTTTATTGGTAGTTTGAAGAGGTAAAGAAGGTTAAAAGAGACGAAGGCTTGACCTtcttattttactttattaaataGAATGTTTGATAAATGGTTATGTTTTCATAGTATGATACATTGGTGTTTAATAACACAAAGATTATTCAAaagattattataaatttatcatactggttttaaaatttataatatatgtacTAATTAGTATTCTTAAAATGAttatgcccgcatgtgcgggcaaaaTGCCTAGTTACATAAGTATTACACACATTTATCatagtatttaaattttgtagTTTGTTTATATAAAACTAACTATTTGATGTAGTAATGTTTTGtatgatttaatattttcatagtaagtaatatcttattattaataacttttattttgtgaatttaacttgaaaaaaaaataacaacttaaatatagtcaaaatcaaaaaattacaaatcaaaaaatagattactatTCAATGTTTTCTAAAAACTACAATTTACAGcaaaatccaaaatttaaaaactaaaaaccaaattaATCTTTCACATTCTATTTCATCTTTCTTAGCTACACTCATAATAAAAGTTTGAACAAATGGATTTAGGGGAAAAAACTTGAACCACTAAAACAATCTAATTTCATGgaaaaacatgaatatatagttatatagaGTAGATTAATAAGGACGAAAGGAATAATAATAAGGTTGTATATGATTAAATGTATATACTACAAAGAAAGAAAGGTATAATATTaaaccttttttcaaaaaaagtataatatttcaaatatattattttgtttgtagTAACATACATACCCTTTGTTAATCCAATTTTCCAcgtacaaatattttaaaaagtaataacTCCCCACTCACTTTCTTATAAAAAACAAGGCTCCTTCGCTTGCCATCATCACACCATTACAATTACCATTATAATCATCATCTAGTAAAATGGCTCCGGCGAAGAAGATAGTATTCAAAACAAAGCATGAATTGGCGGTGGAGCTGGCCAAATACACAGCGAATCTCTCCTCGAAATTCTGCAAAGAAAGAGGAATCTTCACCGTTGTTCTCTCCGGCGGCGACCTCATCTCCTGGCTTTGgtataacaaatataaaaccATCTTTATCACACTCTTAATACAAGTCTCATTATATTTGATTCATCCTACAGGAAATTGTTGGAACCTCCTTATGCTGATTCAATTGAATGGTCTAAGTGGCACATTTTTTGGGTCGATGAGAGGGTTTGTGGTTGGGATGATGCCGATAGCAACTATAAACTCGCATACGACGGTTTTCTCTCCAAGgtacatatataattatcaagCAGTATATCTGAATACAGTTTCTTTTGTTACaaacacaataaaatatttCCTGTGGATGTTAAAACTAATATCATATTAGTAAAATAGagcatatttataattttcatctaaTAGTTTTGAAAATCTTAAGGAAATTTTCTGATGTTCGTGTTTATAATGTACATAGTTTATGATAAAATTTTGACTAAAACACCAGAAATAATGGGTTTATTTTGATACAAAACACACCAAACGTCAAGGCAAGATCATGTTCAtagatatatatttgatatttaataACAAAACATCCAGGTTCCTGTTCCGGCCGAGAACATCTATGCCATCGACAAAGGGCTCGGAGCTGAAGGCAATGCCGAGCTCGCAGCCGAACGGTATGAGGAATGCCTCAAAGAAAAGGTGAACAAAAACATAATCCGAACATACAAATCCTCGGGTTTCCCACAATTTGATCTCCAGCTTCTAGGAATGGGACCAGACGGTCACATGGCGTCTTTGTTCCCGGGACATGATCAAATCAATGAAAAAGTGAAATGGGTTACATTTATTACCGATTCACCAAAACCCCCACCAAAAAGGATCACTTTTACTCTACCGGTTATCAATTGTGCTTCATACAATGTTATGGCCGTATGTGATAAAGAACAAGCCGATTCGGTTGCGGCTGCTCTTACTCATACCAAAGATGTACCAGCTGGTAGACTAACAGCGGATGTTGAAGTGGTCTGGTTCCTTGACCAAGCAGCTGCGTCTAAACTCAAAGGCTGGTGCTCTATCCTTTGATTTCAACGTTTGTGTGTCCAGTTGTATCGGTTTTGTTTGGCTCGTTTGTAAACCGTGTATTGCTATTACTTGTTTATGCTGTGTAACATACCAAATGATTAATTTGGTTTACAAGTATTCTCTTTGGTTTTAATAATAATTGGTTTCATAAATGAGAGAGGATGTTTAGCCAACATATGAATCAGGGAAAGACAAAATTCCCCAAATCAAACTTAAGAAATCCATTAATTGATTGGATCTTTCCCATGCTATCCATCGATTAATGGGGACACTGAACTTAAGAAGACGTGAGACAGCACTACACTCGGAACTGGAAGCGCTAAAATGGGCAATTGAGAGCATGCTACAGCATTCGACATGCCAGAGATTTGAGACAGAATGTAAAGACCTAATTGTAATGATAACAGATCCACAAGCTTGGCCAAACCTCTCAACTGAGCTGGAGATCATTCAAATTCTCTATATGTGTTTTTCGGACTTCAAGATCAGCTACTTCCCGAGGGCGCAAAATGAAATCGTTGATTCGCTGGCTAGGAATGCTCATTCTTTCCATAGAtctatttgttttattagttgTTCTATTATAGTCTTGTTACCCAGCCACCTcaaatttgagtaatagaatagccgtttgttgcaacaaaaaaaatcgtTAATTGATTATTACCCTACAAGAATTTAAGGGGAtggaagaaatttttttaattcattgttgagaagaaaccaaaaaaagtCAAAGTTAACGTTAATTTATGTCTTACCAAAAATCCAAACTCGGTTCCAATTTTGTGGTTGTACCTCACTAGGCCTGTTGCCTTGGGTTGATTCGATTATGAACCTATTATTTTAGCATTGGTTATGCTTAAGACCAATTAAGTATATTTTCAATCTGCCTCAAAGAATTTAGAGCACCCACATCAGTTCATTTTTAAGTGCTTTCATTAAAGAGTATTTCGACCATATTCCAAACTTTGGGTTACACGAAATCTCTTTGTAGGATAAGACAATCAAAGTCTCACTTTTGTTCTATGCTAAGATACAAGAGAAACAAATAGAGATTTAGTGTTTATATCTGTTTCTTCAAAGTCTTTGATGAACTTtgaacaataaatatttttctctctctctttcttactAACTATTAGCTTCTGATTTTTTCTATGTCTAGTTGTCAATGACAATCAAAGTCTCACTCTTGTTCTATGCTAAGatacaagagaaaaaaatagagctTTAGTGTTTATATGTGTTTCTTCAAAGTCTTTGATGATCTTTGaacaatgaatatttttttctctctttcttactAACTATtagtttctgattttttctaTATCTATTTGTCAATGCCTACACCTCCTTATATAGATAGTGAAAAGTTGCAACCAATAGTTGCAATGGTTAAACTAAAAGTTGCAAAGGTTAATGATGAGTTGCAATAGTTACTAAATAGTTACAATGATTAATCACCAAATGTTGCAATTAATTAATATGGTCATTACCAAAAGGTGCAATCATCAATAGTTGCAATGTTTTATTTCTATAGTTGCAACTGTTCATACGAACAATTGCAATGGTTCACATGAAACATTACACATATTcacttaaatatataacatCCCTCCTCCATTAAAGTTTaatcataaatttattatataaataatacatatatcaaaCTCATGCATAAATGAAAATGTTCGAAGAATTAAATTTTCATCTAAGTGTACTACACATTCCAAATGTCCGAGAATCAGGATGTCATACGGATTGAATCATTCAACCCATTTTGGGCACATGAAGATAATACACACATGTGTTTCCACACTACTCTAAGTGTTTATACTTGACACTATTATAAGCTATGTGTTCCTATCCATTCTTAAGCGCGTACAAAGCCAAGACCCAACTTATTGAAGCGGCATCACTTCACACTCATATAGGTAAATACTTTTAGTCATGCACCTGCAAAATGCACTTTTTCAAAGTATTTATTAAGAATAATTTTTCAACTATCTCATTCTTGCAGGTCCAAACACATACCTTGGGatgatattaacaaaaaaaaagaatgtgcTTCAATCTTTAAATGCATGCTTTCCACATTGAATTCAGCACCTAACATCGTATTAGAGGAGAATTGGGTATCCCACCATTAAAGATTTTAAATGGACTTTAAACCTATCCCTTTAACCGACTTATCACTAAGTCCCTAACTAATCCTTTCGTCAAATGATCAGCTAAATTTTGTTGAGACCGAACAAATCTATTGTAATCACCCCGTGAGTGATCAGCTCATGTACTGCACTATGTCTAACGCCCAGGTGTCTAGACTTACCATTATACACTTGGCTATAGGCCTTTGCCAAAGTAGCTTCACTATCACAATGGATAGAAATTGGTGATACTGGTTTCGGCCACAGTGGAATCTTGTATACTAAGTTTCGTAGCCACTCTGCTTCTTGACCAGCAGCTGCTAATGCTACGAATTGCGACTCCATCGTCGAACTTGTAATGGAAGTTTGTTTCCTCCCCCGAGCAAAAACACCCAACCACTTGTAGAAGAATGATCTTCTATGTTGGTAATCCAACTTTCATCTGAATATCCTTCTAGCACTGAAGGAAATTCGACATATGTCAAACCATAATTAATGGTTCCTTTCAAATACTTGAGCACCCTTTTTAAGGCTTGCCAATGGTGAGTACTAGGATTACTAGTGTATCTACTCAACCTTCCTACAGCGTAAGCTATATATGGCCTAGTGCTCGTCATGGCATACATTAAGCAGTCAATCACTTGTGAATATTCGAGTTGTGATACTGCTTGTCTTGTATTAGGCATAAGCTTCACACTCGCATCCATGGGAGTGCTCAATGGAGAACAATTCTCACAATTGAACTTCTTAAGAACTTTCTCAATGTAATGAGATTGTATCAAAAATAGTCATTTGTCTTCACGTTTGATTCTAATTCCAAGAATCACATCCGCCTCCCCCATGTCTTTCATTGCAAAATTTGATGACAAAAATGCTTTTGTAAGCTCTATTTGTCTAAGGTCAGTACTAACAATCAACATGTCATCAAGATACAAGCAAATGATTACTCCGTTTCCAGATTCATCAAATTTTCCATATAAACACTTATCTGATTGGTTTAACTGGAAAACATTTGATAAGACAACCTCATCAAACCTTTGATGCCACTGCTTAGGTGCTTGCTTTAGCCCATACAATG
The Brassica napus cultivar Da-Ae chromosome A1, Da-Ae, whole genome shotgun sequence DNA segment above includes these coding regions:
- the LOC106356629 gene encoding probable 6-phosphogluconolactonase 2, translated to MAPAKKIVFKTKHELAVELAKYTANLSSKFCKERGIFTVVLSGGDLISWLWKLLEPPYADSIEWSKWHIFWVDERVCGWDDADSNYKLAYDGFLSKVPVPAENIYAIDKGLGAEGNAELAAERYEECLKEKVNKNIIRTYKSSGFPQFDLQLLGMGPDGHMASLFPGHDQINEKVKWVTFITDSPKPPPKRITFTLPVINCASYNVMAVCDKEQADSVAAALTHTKDVPAGRLTADVEVVWFLDQAAASKLKGWCSIL